One genomic window of Brienomyrus brachyistius isolate T26 chromosome 16, BBRACH_0.4, whole genome shotgun sequence includes the following:
- the LOC125710176 gene encoding ATP synthase subunit beta, mitochondrial has translation MLGAVGRCSAGVLQAFKPVASPLKAFSGAPAALYSRRNYAAAAAPTAKAAAAAGRIVAVIGAVVDVQFDEGLPPILNALEVSGRDTRLVLEVAQHLGENTVRTIAMDGTEGLVRGQKVLDTGAPIRIPVGPETLGRIMNVIGEPIDERGPITTKQTAPIHAEAPEFTDMSVEQEILVTGIKVVDLLAPYAKGGKIGLFGGAGVGKTVLIMELINNVAKAHGGYSVFAGVGERTREGNDLYHEMIESGVINLKDTTSKVALVYGQMNEPPGARARVALTGLTVAEYFRDQEGQDVLLFIDNIFRFTQAGSEVSALLGRIPSAVGYQPTLATDMGTMQERITTTKKGSITSVQAIYVPADDLTDPAPATTFAHLDATTVLSRAIAELGIYPAVDPLDSTSRIMDPNIVGTEHYDVARGVQKILQDYKSLQDIIAILGMDELSEEDKLTVARARKIQRFLSQPFQVAEVFTGHLGKLVPLKDTIKGFKSILGGEYDALPEQAFYMVGPIEEVVQKAEKLAEEHS, from the exons GTTGCCAGTCCACTGAAAGCCTTCAGTGGAGCCCCGGCAGCTCTTTATTCGC GCAGGAACTATGCTGCTGCGGCTGCGCCAACAGCCAAAGCTGCCGCCGCCGCTGGCCGTATTGTGGCGGTCATCGGTGCCGTTGTCGATGTCCAGTTCGATGAGGGTCTTCCTCCTATTCTCAATGCGCTGGAAGTATCTGGTCGTGATACCAGGCTGGTGCTGGAGGTTGCACAGCATCTAG GGGAGAACACAGTGCGCACTATTGCCATGGATGGTACTGAAGGTCTCGTACGTGGACAGAAGGTTCTTGACACCGGGGCACCCATCAGAATCCCAGTGGGACCGGAGACCTTAGGCAGGATCATGAATGTCATTGGGGAGCCAATTGATGAGAGGGGGCCCATCACCACCAAGCA GACTGCTCCCATCCACGCAGAAGCCCCTGAATTCACAGACATGAGTGTGGAGCAGGAGATTCTGGTCACTGGCATTAAGGTGGTCGACCTGCTTGCTCCTTATGCCAAGGGTGGCAAGATTG GTCTCTTTGGTGGTGCTGGTGTGGGCAAGACTGTCCTTATCATGGAGCTGATCAACAATGTGGCCAAGGCCCACGGTGGCTACTCGGTGTTTGCTGGGGTTGGAGAGCGTACCCGCGAAGGAAATGACCTGTATCATGAAATGATCGAATCCGGTGTCATCAACCTGAAGGACACCACCTCAAAG GTAGCATTGGTGTACGGGCAGATGAACGAGCCCCCCGGCGCCCGTGCCAGAGTTGCCCTGACTGGTCTTACTGTCGCCGAATACTTCCGTGATCAGGAGGGACAGGATGTGCTGCTCTTCATTGACAATATCTTCAGATTCACCCAGGCTGGATCAGAG GTATCTGCTCTGTTGGGTCGTATTCCTTCTGCTGTGGGTTATCAGCCCACTCTGGCCACTGATATGGGTACCATGCAGGAGAGGATCACGACCACCAAGAAGGGCTCCATCACTTCTGTTCAG GCCATCTATGTGCCTGCTGACGATTTGACTGATCCTGCACCTGCCACCACCTTCGCCCACTTGGATGCCACAACTGTGCTGTCTCGTGCTATCGCTGAGCTGGGCATCTACCCTGCTGTTGACCCCCTTGACTCCACCTCCCGTATCATGGATCCAAACATAGTGGGAACTGAACACTATGATGTGGCCCGTGGTGTGCAGAAAATCCTGCAG GACTACAAATCCCTCCAGGATATCATTGCTATTTTGGGTATGGATGAGTTGTCTGAAGAAGATAAGCTGACTGTTGCTCGTGCTCGCAAGATCCAGCGTTTCCTCTCTCAGCCTTTCCAAGTGGCTGAGGTCTTCACTGGCCATCTAGGCAAACTTGTGCCCCTCAAGGACACCATCAAAGGATTCAAGAGCATTCTGGGAG GTGAGTATGATGCCCTGCCTGAACAGGCGTTCTACATGGTTGGACCTATCGAAGAAGTCGTCCAGAAAGCCGAGAAACTCGCAGAAGAACATTCATAA
- the zgc:172182 gene encoding coiled-coil domain-containing protein 89: protein MASPHKNPKDLEKMITDTKQDMDDVHVALEKLRSLSEDDVSDTEVLRSRIDEQSGLICILKHRADEMLLRCQALERINEELGNLRQDVQKELEDEKERSSQLEQRFKDLATNHEELINFKDEYKKQNGQLTEENERLREENENRYSEKVKEKEDIILKLTQELKDLAEQHKHLESEYQEKTTGFQAKLKELMSLHKSKEASLQDELHSTQKQLKDAVDMYTELNLQLRHTREKDATIATELQEKLEVLTKKDELQDLSALRRIIQKKEEEIKLLEGERQEEEQARVAAEQRFEREAEAVNADLKVRDLQAALDQSEQACSEMKKDFDAYKKHSSELLAKEKELNAKLRQMIG from the exons ATGGCATCACCGCACAAAAACCCAAAGGACCTCGAAAAGATGATCACGGACACCAAGCAG GACATGGATGATGTTCACGTAGCACTGGAAAAGCTCCGGAGTCTGTCCGAGGACGACGTGAGTGATACGGAGGTCCTGCGGTCCAGAATAGACGAGCAGTCCGGTTTGATTTGCATCCTGAAACACAGGGCGGATGAGATGCTTCTGCGGTGCCAGGCTCTCGAGCGGATCAACGAGGAGCTGGGGAACCTGCGTCAGGATGTGCAAAAAGAGCTGGAAGACGAGAAGGAGAGGTCTTCACAGCTGGAACAGCGATTCAAGGATCTGGCAACAAATCACGAGGAGTTAATTAACTTCAAGGACGAGTATAAAAAGCAGAATGGGCAGCTGACCGAGGAGAACGAGAGACTGCGTGAAGAAAACGAGAACCGTTACAGTGAAAAAGTCAAAGAAAAAGAGGATATCATCCTAAAATTAACCCAGGAATTGAAGGATCTAGCAGAGCAACACAAACATCTAGAATCTGAGTATCA GGAAAAAACGACTGGATTTCAGGCTAAACTCAAAGAACTCATGAGTCTCCATAAATCTAAAGAAGCCTCCCTACAAGATGAATTGCACAGCACCCAGAAGCAGCTCAAAGACGCAGTGGACATGTACACAG AGCTGAACCTACAGCTCAGACACACAAGAGAAAAGGATGCAACGATAGCGACTGAACTGCAAGAGAAGCTGGAGGTCTTAACGAAGAAGGATGAGCTGCAGGACCTGTCAGCCCTGAGGAGAATAATACAG aaaaaagaagaagaaattaAGCTCCTGGAAGGTGAGAGACAAGAGGAAGAGCAGGCAAGAgtagcagcagagcagag GTTTGAAAGAGAAGCGGAGGCTGTGAATGCAGATTTGAAAGTGAGAGACCTTCAAGCAGCCCTTGACCAATCCGAACAAGCGTGCAGCGAGATGAAGAAG GATTTTGACGCCTATAAAAAACACAGCAGTGAGCTCCTCGCAAAGGAAAAAGAATTAAATGCTAAACTACGTCAAATGATCGGTTAA
- the LOC125710184 gene encoding retinol dehydrogenase 7-like, giving the protein MDLKAETSWRVRAVLLNVADSASIDSAVRFVRNETGKCGLWGLVNNAGRSIPIGPSEWMQVEDFRKVLDVNLFGLIELTLKLLPLLKKARGRVINVSSVMGRLVLTGGGYSVSKWAVESFSDSLRRDMRHFGVKVSVIEPGFFKTAVTNVNLIDADLRRLWEQLPMDVKETYGEKYLENYIKAQRFAMSLLCSKDISKVTHCMQHALTARHPRSRYAAGWDARLIWLPISYLPSFMADFIVCALFPVPKEDGTACLNQVNVTNP; this is encoded by the exons ATGGATCTAAAGGCAGAGACTTCGTGGAGAGTGAGGGCAGTGCTGCTGAATGTGGCGGACAGTGCAAGCATTGACAGCGCAGTGCGATTTGTGCGCAACGAAACTGGGAAGTGTG GTCTGTGGGGTCTGGTCAATAACGCCGGCAGGTCCATTCCAATTGGGCCCTCGGAGTGGATGCAGGTGGAGGATTTTAGGAAGGTTCTAGATGTCAACCTATTTGGCCTAATTGAGTTGACTCTCAAGCTCCTCCCATTGCTGAAGAAGGCACGGGGAAGAGTCATCAACGTTTCCAGTGTGATGGGGAGGCTGGTGCTGACTGGGGGTGGCTACTCTGTGTCCAAGTGGGCTGTGGAGTCATTCTCCGATAGTCTGAG AAGGGACATGAGACACTTTGGTGTGAAAGTCAGCGTCATTGAGCCGGGCTTCTTCAAGACAGCCGTGACAAACGTGAACCTTATAGATGCTGACCTGAGGAGACTGTGGGAGCAGCTTCCCATGGACGTCAAGGAAACCTATGGGGAGAAGTATTTGGAGAATT ATATAAAAGCTCAACGCTTTGCCATGAGTCTCCTGTGTAGTAAAGACATCTCCAAAGTGACACACTGCATGCAGCACGCCCTGACGGCGCGACACCCCCGGAGCCGTTACGCCGCAGGCTGGGATGCCAGACTTATCTGGCTCCCCATATCCTACCTCCCCTCTTTCATGGCTGACTTTATCGTTTGTGCTTTGTTTCCCGTACCCAAAGAGGACGGGACGGCTTGTCTAAACCAGGTGAATGTTACAAACCCATAA
- the LOC125710182 gene encoding retinol dehydrogenase 7-like isoform X2 has product MYQFLLGMVVFYYLYRWYKEKKRVSDEWEKYVYITGCDSGFGRLLARRLDALGFCVIASCITEKGEEDLKKDCSATLTTVHLDVTKTDSVTKAAELIKTKVGEKGLWGLVNNAGVSVPCGPCDWLTIEDYKSLLDVNLNGVIAVTLSVLPLIKKARGRIVNVASVLGRISLQGGPYSISKFGVEAFNDSIRREMIHFGVKVICIEPGFFRTNMSSSDVIQRQFEKLWAKLPEEIREDYGNDYIDKVFRQKPVLEKMLDDDLMKVVSCMEHALCAVCPRTRYSAGWDSKFLWLPLSYMPSFISDYLLVRKGAKPAKSVI; this is encoded by the exons ATGTATCAATTCCTGCTCGGGATGGtggtcttttattatctctatCGCTGGTATAAGGAAAAGAAAAGAGTGTCAGATGAATGGGAGAAGTACGTGTACATCACGGGCTGCGACTCCGGCTTCGgcagactgttagccaggcgCCTGGACGCGCTCGGCTTCTGTGTGATCGCGTCCTGCATAACGGAAAAGGGCGAAGAGGACCTAAAAAAAGACTGTTCAGCTACACTGACCACCGTGCACCTCGATGTCACCAAGACTGATAGCGTGACTAAAGCGGCCGAACTGATCAAAACCAAAGTTGGGGAAAAAG GCTTGTGGGGTTTGGTGAACAATGCAGGGGTGTCCGTGCCTTGTGGACCCTGTGACTGGCTGACTATCGAAGACTACAAATCTCTGCTGGACGTTAACTTGAACGGAGTGATCGCCGTGACCCTCAGCGTGCTCCCCCTCATTAAGAAAGCGAGGGGGCGCATAGTGAATGTGGCCAGTGTGCTTGGTCGGATTAGTTTACAGGGTGGACCGTATTCCATTTCCAAATTTGGAGTAGAGGCCTTCAATGACAGTATTAG GAGAGAGATGATTCATTTTGGAGTCAAAGTCATATGCATAGAACCAGGGTTTTTTAGAACCAATATGAGTAGCAGTGATGTTATTCAAAGGCAATTTGAAAAACTTTGGGCCAAATTGCCTGAGGAAATCAGAGAGGATTATGGGAATGATTACATTGACAAAG TGTTCCGCCAAAAGCCGGTTCTGGAAAAAATGCTAGATGACGATCTGATGAAGGTGGTGTCCTGCATGGAGCACGCCCTCTGCGCTGTGTGTCCGCGCACCCGCTACTCCGCCGGCTGGGACTCCAAGTTCCTGTGGCTGCCTCTGTCCTACATGCCATCCTTTATCTCTGATTATCTGCTCGTCAGAAAAGGAGCTAAACcagcaaaatctgtgatatAG
- the LOC125710182 gene encoding retinol dehydrogenase 7-like isoform X1, whose product MPIFFVEMYQFLLGMVVFYYLYRWYKEKKRVSDEWEKYVYITGCDSGFGRLLARRLDALGFCVIASCITEKGEEDLKKDCSATLTTVHLDVTKTDSVTKAAELIKTKVGEKGLWGLVNNAGVSVPCGPCDWLTIEDYKSLLDVNLNGVIAVTLSVLPLIKKARGRIVNVASVLGRISLQGGPYSISKFGVEAFNDSIRREMIHFGVKVICIEPGFFRTNMSSSDVIQRQFEKLWAKLPEEIREDYGNDYIDKVFRQKPVLEKMLDDDLMKVVSCMEHALCAVCPRTRYSAGWDSKFLWLPLSYMPSFISDYLLVRKGAKPAKSVI is encoded by the exons atgccAATCTTTTTTGTAGAGATGTATCAATTCCTGCTCGGGATGGtggtcttttattatctctatCGCTGGTATAAGGAAAAGAAAAGAGTGTCAGATGAATGGGAGAAGTACGTGTACATCACGGGCTGCGACTCCGGCTTCGgcagactgttagccaggcgCCTGGACGCGCTCGGCTTCTGTGTGATCGCGTCCTGCATAACGGAAAAGGGCGAAGAGGACCTAAAAAAAGACTGTTCAGCTACACTGACCACCGTGCACCTCGATGTCACCAAGACTGATAGCGTGACTAAAGCGGCCGAACTGATCAAAACCAAAGTTGGGGAAAAAG GCTTGTGGGGTTTGGTGAACAATGCAGGGGTGTCCGTGCCTTGTGGACCCTGTGACTGGCTGACTATCGAAGACTACAAATCTCTGCTGGACGTTAACTTGAACGGAGTGATCGCCGTGACCCTCAGCGTGCTCCCCCTCATTAAGAAAGCGAGGGGGCGCATAGTGAATGTGGCCAGTGTGCTTGGTCGGATTAGTTTACAGGGTGGACCGTATTCCATTTCCAAATTTGGAGTAGAGGCCTTCAATGACAGTATTAG GAGAGAGATGATTCATTTTGGAGTCAAAGTCATATGCATAGAACCAGGGTTTTTTAGAACCAATATGAGTAGCAGTGATGTTATTCAAAGGCAATTTGAAAAACTTTGGGCCAAATTGCCTGAGGAAATCAGAGAGGATTATGGGAATGATTACATTGACAAAG TGTTCCGCCAAAAGCCGGTTCTGGAAAAAATGCTAGATGACGATCTGATGAAGGTGGTGTCCTGCATGGAGCACGCCCTCTGCGCTGTGTGTCCGCGCACCCGCTACTCCGCCGGCTGGGACTCCAAGTTCCTGTGGCTGCCTCTGTCCTACATGCCATCCTTTATCTCTGATTATCTGCTCGTCAGAAAAGGAGCTAAACcagcaaaatctgtgatatAG
- the LOC125710183 gene encoding retinol dehydrogenase 7-like isoform X2 encodes MPVFFVEMYQYLLGMVVFYYLYRWYREKKRVSEEWEKYVYITGCDSGFGRLLARRLDALGFCVIASCLTEKGEEDLKKDCSATLTTVHLDVTKTDSVTKAAELIKTKVGEKGLWGLVNNAGVSVPCGPCDWLTIEDYKSLLDVNLNGVIAVTLSVLPLIKKARGRIVNVASVLGRISLQGGPYSISKFGVEAFNDSIRREMIHFGVKVICIEPGYFRTNMTRIVIQRQFEKLWAKLPEEIREDYGNDYIDKGNLHIKTDLFIEVFFIIIPELQLKFCRQHITCGGPNNVLVQTLNVFIKCTSPMFIHQS; translated from the exons atgccAGTCTTTTTTGTAGAGATGTATCAATACCTGCTTGGGATGGtggtcttttattatctctatCGCTGGTATAGGGAAAAGAAAAGAGTGTCAGAGGAATGGGAGAAGTACGTGTACATCACGGGCTGCGACTCCGGCTTCGgcagactgttagccaggcgCCTGGACGCGCTCGGCTTCTGTGTGATCGCGTCCTGCTTAACGGAAAAGGGCGAAGAGGACCTAAAAAAAGACTGTTCAGCTACACTGACCACCGTGCACCTCGATGTCACCAAGACTGATAGCGTGACTAAAGCGGCCGAACTGATCAAAACCAAAGTTGGGGAAAAAG GCTTGTGGGGTTTGGTGAACAATGCAGGGGTGTCCGTGCCTTGTGGACCCTGTGACTGGCTGACTATCGAAGACTACAAATCTCTGCTGGACGTTAACTTGAACGGAGTGATCGCCGTGACCCTCAGCGTGCTCCCCCTCATTAAGAAAGCGAGGGGGCGCATAGTGAATGTGGCCAGTGTGCTTGGTCGGATTAGTTTACAGGGTGGACCGTATTCCATTTCCAAATTTGGAGTAGAGGCCTTCAATGACAGTATTAG GAGAGAGATGATTCATTTTGGAGTCAAAGTCATATGCATAGAACCTGGGTATTTTAGAACCAATATGACTAGAATTGTTATTCAAAGGCAATTTGAGAAACTTTGGGCCAAATTGCCTGAGGAAATCAGAGAGGATTATGGGAATGATTACATTGACAAAGGTAATTTGCATATAAAAACTGATTTGTTCATAGAG gttttttttattattatccctGAATTGCAACTAAAGTTTTGTCGGCAACACATTACTTGTGGTGGCCCAAATAATGTACTAGTACAAACtctaaatgtatttattaaatgtactagtcccatgttcattcatcagtcataa
- the LOC125710183 gene encoding retinol dehydrogenase 7-like isoform X1, translating to MPVFFVEMYQYLLGMVVFYYLYRWYREKKRVSEEWEKYVYITGCDSGFGRLLARRLDALGFCVIASCLTEKGEEDLKKDCSATLTTVHLDVTKTDSVTKAAELIKTKVGEKGLWGLVNNAGVSVPCGPCDWLTIEDYKSLLDVNLNGVIAVTLSVLPLIKKARGRIVNVASVLGRISLQGGPYSISKFGVEAFNDSIRREMIHFGVKVICIEPGYFRTNMTRIVIQRQFEKLWAKLPEEIREDYGNDYIDKVFRQKPVLGKKPDDDLMKVVSCMEHALCAVCPRTRYSAGWDAKFLWLPLSYMPSFVTDYLLVRKGAKPAKSVI from the exons atgccAGTCTTTTTTGTAGAGATGTATCAATACCTGCTTGGGATGGtggtcttttattatctctatCGCTGGTATAGGGAAAAGAAAAGAGTGTCAGAGGAATGGGAGAAGTACGTGTACATCACGGGCTGCGACTCCGGCTTCGgcagactgttagccaggcgCCTGGACGCGCTCGGCTTCTGTGTGATCGCGTCCTGCTTAACGGAAAAGGGCGAAGAGGACCTAAAAAAAGACTGTTCAGCTACACTGACCACCGTGCACCTCGATGTCACCAAGACTGATAGCGTGACTAAAGCGGCCGAACTGATCAAAACCAAAGTTGGGGAAAAAG GCTTGTGGGGTTTGGTGAACAATGCAGGGGTGTCCGTGCCTTGTGGACCCTGTGACTGGCTGACTATCGAAGACTACAAATCTCTGCTGGACGTTAACTTGAACGGAGTGATCGCCGTGACCCTCAGCGTGCTCCCCCTCATTAAGAAAGCGAGGGGGCGCATAGTGAATGTGGCCAGTGTGCTTGGTCGGATTAGTTTACAGGGTGGACCGTATTCCATTTCCAAATTTGGAGTAGAGGCCTTCAATGACAGTATTAG GAGAGAGATGATTCATTTTGGAGTCAAAGTCATATGCATAGAACCTGGGTATTTTAGAACCAATATGACTAGAATTGTTATTCAAAGGCAATTTGAGAAACTTTGGGCCAAATTGCCTGAGGAAATCAGAGAGGATTATGGGAATGATTACATTGACAAAG TGTTCCGCCAAAAGCCGGTTCTGGGAAAAAAGCCAGATGACGATCTGATGAAGGTGGTGTCCTGCATGGAGCACGCCCTCTGCGCTGTGTGTCCGCGCACCCGCTACTCCGCCGGCTGGGACGCCAAGTTCCTGTGGCTGCCTCTGTCCTACATGCCATCCTTTGTCACTGATTATCTGCTCGTCAGAAAAGGAGCTAAACcagcaaaatctgtgatatAA